TCAACTGCTTAGTTTGACATGCATGTAAATTGTGTTTTAGCTAGACTTCAATGAAGATTTCTGGTTGATATGCAGTGTATGATAGGGGCTCAAGAGTACCTCACTCAAATGTCTTTAATTTCAAATGTGAACCTATGTAGTGGGTATGGTCTATAGCCCTATAGCACCCTTCACACAGAAACCTGAGCAGTCTTCACCCAATATGTGCAGTTtcattagagaaaaaaaaactggatgccAATCCTGGACAGGATGTCAGCTGAGTATCTTTCAGCTAAGTTTCGCATCTGCCACTACAGCTCAGATCAGCTAAATCAGTAAAGAGGGATTGGACCTGATCACCTTTATAACTGTACACTGTTCAATCAGTTCAATTACATACTGAACCATTGGGCAACAGTCCAATACCACTTTAATGTTGGTCTGATAAGACATAACCATTCTTAATAAAATTACTCAACTGCTTTCCACTAAGACTCAATTCTATAGAACACATGCATCAGTGTAAAATGATAGCAAAAGTGGACTGTTTAAGAAATTTGAGACCTTGTTGTTATATTTAGCTTTGATATAATTTAAAAGATTAGAAATGCTTTTATATTGTTGTAAAATGAGCCTACTTTTGAAATAACAACTATAAAAGGCACTTTAAGATTTTCCATGAGATTACCTTGACCTGTTTCTGTTGGCTACCTGTTTACACATTAGTTAAGGTCAGATGTTGGCTTTCTCATGAAGCATGATGCACAAaatgagtgaaaaaaaagtcgtcacagaggtctacagcacagaaaaaggccctctGGCCCGTAGAGTCTATGCTGATTGAAAAGAagtacctaactattctaattccacttTCAGGTCTTGGCACATCACCTTGTATGCTTGGGCATCATAAGCACAGATGTAAATTCTTCTTAAATATTATGggggtttctgtctctaccacctttACAAACAGCGAGTTAGAAaattcctaccaccctctggtgAGAGAAACCTTTCCTTACATTTCCTCTAAACCGACTGCCACTTACCTTACATCTCTAACCCCCAATCAGTGAGCCCTCCACCAAGGGAGAAAAGTTCCTTCCTTTGTACCCTGTCAATGCCTCTATAATTTTATAAATATCAATCATGTCTCCCTTCAGTCTCCACTGATCCAAAGAAACAGCATAGCCTGTCCAGGCTCTCTTCATGAGTAAAGCTCTCCAGTACAagcaaatcctggtaaatctgcccTTCACGCTCTGCAGGGCTATCACATCTCTCCTAAAACATGGATTCCAGAATTATATACAATGTTCTAGTTGTGGCCTaatcaacattttatacagttccaacataatgCCAAATTATTAACTGAAATTAAATAAAGAAAAGCATGGACAAAAActaagttgccggaaaagctcagcaggcctggcagcatctgtgaattaaaaatcagagttgacatttcaggtctggtgacccttcctcagaactgcttcaGAAAAGCATGGTTCCAGAACAGGCAAAATAGGGCAGGATCATTATTTAGGGAGATGTTACATTGGCTCACCAGCATTTAAAAGTGCTTGAGATCTTCAGAGCTGAAGTTAGCGTTATAATACATTAGACCATGTTATTGAAATTATTGTATATATGATATGGAATATTAAACAGTAAACCCACAGGGTAAACATTGTGTAATGAAGTTCAACCATGAACTCTGCAACAGAGAATTTACATTTAATATAGCTAGAGGATTATTAAATAGGCAGTGGAGATATTTTCCAAAATTTTAATTGTTCGTAGCTTTTTTCTAAATTAGGAACGTGGAGAAAAAGTCATCAAATCAACATGATGTTGCATGCTAGAAAAGGGAGAACACCCTAGTAAAGGTTAAAGTAATATGTTCCATGGTTGAGGGCACATGCCTGCAATTGCACTGAGGATTGTCCCTCCCTTCTGCTTGTGGAGCAGGAGGCCATAATTTCGCTGTCCTGTGCTCACTGGGCTGAATTTTTTTCACTGTCTTTCAGGGCGAGGGGTGTTGTTTGGTAGGTGATGTTGTTGATGGCCATTCAGTTCCAAATGCATATAATTGTCATAACTATTGTAAATTAGACTCAATGGGTAGTATGTTATCAGCCACATTGAGGTGGCTTTGGAATGATGGATACTTGGGGGACCATTTGCAGGCTAATGTGTTGAGTCAGCCACACATGGTGTTCCCACCTCTGGGAACACAACTCACCAGAAACAGGGTCAGCAATGGAAATAACTACTCCACCtggcaacagcagcagcaactcAAACAAAGAAACTAAGTGACCGCTTGAGACCACTTTGGGGAGCTGCTGGGATCTTGTAACACTGCTATGCCCCATGCTGtgggaaatgttcagcaggaCCCTGGAGTCATCCTCCTGGCAGAAGGTGATTGGGAGCCACTGAGCCCTCAATAATCTATCACTGACGTTCTTAACAATGAGAGTCTTGTGGTTGTGGCCACAAATATTTTATAAAGTTTCAGACATTTTTAGAGAATACCAACTCTGTGAGTCAGCCCTGTGGGTTATTTGGGTACAGAGTCTAGGCTGCATCTTTAACAATTTGGTGTTTCCAGACACAGCCCCTTAACTGGGCACCTCCAGAAAGATCACTGAGATTGGTTACCAAGTACCACCAGCAGCATTAGAACTTGCTTTTGAtcccttcagaaatttctcaaaGGCAGTAGGATTGTGCTTAAAACTCTCTCTTCCCCAGTTAAAGCCCCAGCTCTGCTATAAAACACCTCCACAGAGATAAACTGAAATCCATTTTCTACTTTGCAAAAATGATGTTAAATTCAAGGCGTGATTATCTTTTCACCGACAGCAAAGATGTTCAGTTTGCTCGATGATTTAAGATTTTATTGCTGTAAAAGCCAGATATGAAGAAAGGAAGAAACAAATACAATGACAAGCTTAATTCTAACCAACCAGTTATACTGCGATCCTAGTAAATCACCTTTTATTGTAGCAAAAGCAGTGAGTTAGGAGATTTCTTACTCAAAATTTATAGAATCACCTGTGACTAAATCATTAGTGGTGGGAGCTTTTAATCATTATCATGCTAAGATCAAAATTATGTAAATTCATCTGAACAGAGTGAACCTGTCACAAAGAATAATCTTTGTAATTACCCTATAAAGTAATTCCACTGCGGCCTGAGCATGCCAGTGAGTACACAGCTGGAGTCTAAACATAGCCAGTCAAATTGTAAGAGTTGAATTCCGATTTTGCTGCTTTTGACTGAACGGACGCAGCCGAAGGAGCAGGCGCAGGACGGTTAGCTGCAGGATTTTGGTAGGACATTGGTCGTCTACTGTAGGGCTCAGTTCTCCTACCTATAaatgacagggacagcatggcTCCTCCAATGATGGTCAGCATCGCAGCAACAACTCCAAGGTACAAAGACTCACCAATCTCAAACTTGAGGTCACCAGGAATCAATGGGTTGTTGAAATTCAGTATCACTCCATTCATTGTCCATGCCACTGGCACCAAACCTGTTAGCCCAGCTACGATAAAGAAAACTCCTCCGGTGCCGGCAAtcttgtcttttattggagaatCCCTGGCACACACCGTGCATTTCATCCCAACCACAGAGATTGTTATAGCTAGTAATGAGAGGGCAACAGAAATGACCATCATGGCGCGGGCAGTTTGCAGGTCAGCCGGAAGTTCCAGGACAGAGTTGTACGTTTCGCATTGGAAGACTCCAGTGCTGAACATGGCACATGCCCACCATAATCCTTTCATGTAGACAATAGCAGTTACAACATTTGCTCCAATGTGTGCCGTGATCCTCCAGTGGGGCATAATAGTAGCTGACAATGTTCCAATCATGCCGATTATAGAAGTAATCAAAGCTACTAATTGCATGGCAGTGTTAGCCATTGTGAAACTCAAAAGGTTTTCCTTAAAATTAGTTCTTGTCTGCTCACAGCATGCATCCAATGCAAAACTCTGCTTCAAATGCCTGTGTTCCTGTTAGTGATCTGGCTTCATGTGTCTATCTGAAAccataaaaattaaagttttatTGATGCTTGCTGAACAAGTGACTTTAGTCCCTCAATTACCTGCAGTAACTCAGCTTAGCCAATCATAGTCTTTCTTTATTACACTTATACAAAGAGTTGAAATTGTTTTATTTGAAACTCGTAGAAATAATCATTTAACTAGATTGCTTTCTTTTTACAATTATGGGAGTAACATGTGCAACTTAGCCTTAAATACCTTCATAACATTGAGGTTATCACGCACCACACTCTGACAACTCACTTACATACTTACAGCTTGCATTCAGTACTTGAACAAGTAAATTTTTGTTTGTTATACTCAATGTTGGTACTTCATCAGTCATCATGAGATTTAGCACATTGttgaactgaattttaaaaaaattacatgcaAAGTATTACTAATCATTCACTCCTTGCCACAAAGGGAATCTAGCCCGCAAGGCTATCTGTCAGATGAGAATAGAAACTAAGGAACACAACTCTTCATTTCCTATACGACGTGCTCTTGGCCCACTAATTCTGTCAGCATTTCCTTTTACTTGTCTCTTTATTCCATCTTTTGCATATCTAACTTTTTGTATGTGTTGGTGCCCACAGACTGCTTGCAAACTTAGTCAGTTTGAATTACTGGCTGCTATGTCATCTGCAGCACCTCTCAAAGATATTCTGTGGATGTGGGAGaaaaaattgggacagctgttaTGATCAGGCTGATAATCAAGTGTGTGACTGTGGCACTATATGGCACTACAGCAGAGCTGTCCAATCAGTTTCGCAGTTCTGATAAGCTTACAGTTTTGCTGGCAGTCTGCAGTAGTCCCTATGGAAATCACGTGTGAGCCACACTTTGCTGAATGCAACAGGCCTGATTCTGTGACACTCATTCCTGACCAGTTCACAAAATGTTTGTAGAGGGACCACAGGCATCAGCAGCTCAGTGCGGAATGCTAGTTGGATTTGACACACCAGTTCACAAAATGTTTGTAGCGGGACCACAGGCATCAGCAGCTTAGTGTGGAATGCTAGTTGGATTTGACACACAACTTACAACAAACTGGTGACTTCTGCTTTAAGCATACATTATGAGCTGTGCTAATTTTAATGTCAAAATTCAGTTTCTTATAGGTGGCACTGTTGCTCAGTggttggttagcactgctgtctcacagtgcccaTAGACCTGGAATCAATTCCACCCATGGccgtggagcttgcatgttctcccatgtctgcatggattcccTCCTAAGTGCTcttgttccctcccacagtccaaagatatgaaggttagatggattggctatgctagattgtccatagtgtctcGAGATGCACAGACTAGGTcaatttgccatgggaaatgcagggttacacgtattgggtagggggtgggtctgaacggggtgctctttggagggctggtgtggacttgatgggctgaatggcctgcgtcCACGCCGTAGGGATTTTTAAAAGATATCTTTTACAACTATTTTATTAGATGTCTTCATAGTTATATTGCTCTTATCTCAGGAGGTCAATCATTGGTTCCCTGTTCTTCATCATTTCAATGCTGTCCATTGGTACAGACACTCAGAAATGTGTAGCACATCTCATACATGCAGCTGTGGCATCTGACTTTACTCTCTCCCTCAATGTTTGATACCATTCCTGTTGCTTGCCTATGTCTCATATTAAATTCCACATAAATTGCATAGCTTTCAGTGTTAATGAAGCTGAAGCTATCATATCTGGCAAAGCACAGCCTCCCTCACTCGTGACCTGAACACCGTAACCCCCTACAGTTGCAAATCCATCTGAAAATCCTTGTGATATTTTCACAAGGTGCCCTTCATAGAGTTGTAGAAATTTTACAACGCAGGACAAAGTTGTTTGATTTATTGTGTCTCTGCTGGGTGGAAAATGAGTCATGCCCACCTAATTCTACTTTCCAACATTAGGTTCAGAGCCTTGGGATTTACAATGTTTGAGATGCATATCTAGTTACTATTTGAATGATTGGGGTTTTGTGCTTTAACTAACTTTTTGGCAGTGCATTACATACCCCTAACACCCTCtcatgaaaaatgttttcctcatctcctttttaatttttttgactATGATTCTCGGTTACTGGCCCCTCTGTTAAAGTAGATAGGACTGACCCATCTACTTGCCCAGCACAGTTCTGTATATCACAGGCAAATCTCTCCTCCATTTTCTCTATTCCAGACAGTAATGACAACCAATCAAGTCTTTCCTCATCGCTATATTTTTTCCAGTCCTGGGCATGTCTTCATAAATTTGACATGTTCACTCACTAGTGCAGTTCTATCCCTTCTGTGATGAGGTGAcaagaactgcacatagtacttaTCTTGTGGCCTGAATAATGATTTATACAATTCCACGATAGTATCTTTTCTCTTAAATTCTGCAGCTTGGCTTATAAAGACAAGAGTTCCAGATGCCTTTTTCACTGTGTTATTGACCAGCCTAGCAACATTCAGCTGTGGGGATGCACTCCAAAGCCCACACTTCCTTTACACCTCTCATTATTCTCCCATCACTTGTGTACTTATGGCCCTGTTTGACCTCCTTGTTTGCATCATGTTGCACTATTCTgggctgaattccatttgccacttttccgCTCACCGAGCGAATCTTCTATCTTTCACCCTCAGGCACTGGCCACGTCTGACCCACAGCCATCTCATGACTGCTGGGACCTCTTCTTCATTACACCATTGTAGTAAAGTTCCACTTGTTTCACATCATCCGTCCAATGAATTATAAGACTCTCCTCcccattttaaaaatcattcatggccatttctgccatctgccaaTTACAGCTTCATCAAGAGCTCCACTACAGAAATGACAGCTGCTCTTTCAATCTTTGTGTTCACATCCTCTAAATGTTTATCACCTCACTACCAGCTTCCCTTCTTTAATAATACTATCTTTAAGAAACTGGCACAATCTTTTTTCTCAATTTCAGTGCACTTATGTTATAATGGCCGAATTGCAGAGGAATGTATTATTTCCAAGTCCCATTTTTAGGTCAGATCAAGCTCAGATTTATGAAATTACTTTCTGCCTCAATTCCTttagcagcattttttttaaattacagcaAGATGGTGTCACTTGTCATAATTTCTATAATATTGAAACCCATTGTTCTCTATCAATCTGATAGCCTTATAAATGGGATCATATTGGCTTGCCAGGATCAGCTGATTCTGTTAATATTGTTGTGTTTATAGGCTCCCATGAGAggcttttgtgatgcagtggtagtgttccttcATTACAGCcaagaggtctgggttcaagtcccacttgcttcagAAGAATGTCATAGCACATCTGAATGGGTTGAATAAAAATATCCATAGGTGCCCCATTGCTTGGACAACCCTGGCCATCCCTCGATTTTGTTTGCATATTTTTCTTCCCCCTCTGAGCTATTAAGGTGGATTGCAACCTGTCAAAACAAGAAGCCTTTAATCACTTGCAAATCTATGCCCAAAATCTACTGTAAAGAACAAGATTTCTGATGAGAACTTCTCTACATACAACGTGGAAAGAGGTAGAGCGGAGGCAAGGGGTCAATGGAGATTGTGGCACTTTGGGATTAGGCAAGGAACTGAATCTTCACACAGTTAAATTCACAAAGGAAGCTCCAGAAAGCTGTATAACTTCCCATAACTGGTTACTTAGCAGATCAGGGCTGGATTTTTAAAAGGGTTGGGGTTCAGAAATGGGTGAACATTGCTGGGTCCCATGCTGACACGATCCCTGCCATGAACAACTTAAATTGATAGAGCCTTGAAGATGGACTGACTGTGCTCTGGCAAGTTTCATTTCTGAGCCAGTTGGAATTTCCAGTGACAATGCAGGCAGTCAACATGATACAAGATGTATTTTCTAACTTTATCCACAGGATGTAAGCATCACTGACTGTACAAACATTTActtcctatccctaattgcccttctaCAATGTGAAGTGCTACAGCTCAACAAGCTCCCTTctatagcactttccaaacttgtAACTTCTCGTGCCTAGAAGTAAAATGGTAGCAGACACATGGAAAACTCACCACCTGCAACTTTCCCTTTGGGCTCCAACTGTTTCACTCACAACTGTGTTAACACATATGCACAGCTGAAATGTATATCAATgataatttaatattttcaaatttgctgataacaccaaaTTAGTTGGAATTTGAGCGATGAGGAGGATGCACAGCAACTTAGACAAGCTGAGAGAATGTGTAAGATGCAGTATCAATTTGGTAAGTTGTAAGTTATCCACTTCTACTGGAAAGCAAAATTGATTTTATTAGTTAACGGTGATAAATTGGGAAATATTGGTGTACAAAGGGACCTAGACAGTATTGTACACTGGACACTGAGAGCAAGATTGCAGATGATGCAAGcagataggaaggcaaatgatatgttggctttCTTTGcaaaggatttgagtacaggagaaaCAAGGTCTTACTGCAGCTGTTCATGGCTTTGgttagatcacacctggagtattctgtgcagGTTGGCCTCCTTACAtaagaaaggatatatttgcaagagagagagtgcagcaaatgttcaccaggctgattcctgggaaggCAGATTTGTTGCATTA
The Stegostoma tigrinum isolate sSteTig4 chromosome 15, sSteTig4.hap1, whole genome shotgun sequence genome window above contains:
- the LOC125458937 gene encoding claudin-2 isoform X1 translates to MANTAMQLVALITSIIGMIGTLSATIMPHWRITAHIGANVVTAIVYMKGLWWACAMFSTGVFQCETYNSVLELPADLQTARAMMVISVALSLLAITISVVGMKCTVCARDSPIKDKIAGTGGVFFIVAGLTGLVPVAWTMNGVILNFNNPLIPGDLKFEIGESLYLGVVAAMLTIIGGAMLSLSFIGRRTEPYSRRPMSYQNPAANRPAPAPSAASVQSKAAKSEFNSYNLTGYV
- the LOC125458937 gene encoding claudin-14 isoform X2; amino-acid sequence: MANTAMQLVALITSIIGMIGTLSATIMPHWRITAHIGANVVTAIVYMKGLWWACAMFSTGVFQCETYNSVLELPADLQTARAMMVISVALSLLAITISVVGMKCTVCARDSPIKDKIAGTGGVFFIVAGLTGLVPVAWTMNGVILNFNNPLIPGDLKFEIDRHMKPGH